A window of the Dongshaea marina genome harbors these coding sequences:
- a CDS encoding substrate-binding periplasmic protein, giving the protein MKRKSRAQWMIRTWCLLLCLPAVYATAGPAKQVYTIGVQDFSDYLPYSQVKKGSYTGFNRELLDRFAASQGYLFIYKPRPIKRLYMEFMAGEFDFKYPDNPYWSASFKKSRKVTIRYSDPVVKYIDGVMVRSDKQGSDINQLHTLGVVAGFTPFLYLPRIQSGAITQQDVPSYERLLQLVILGRLDGAYSNISVSRYYLDKILDKKGALVFNPSMPYTQSYRYLSSIQHPEIIEKFNQFLFQNRQRLQKLKDKYGVEAGVTISDTIDK; this is encoded by the coding sequence ATGAAACGAAAAAGCCGAGCTCAATGGATGATCCGAACCTGGTGCCTGCTGCTTTGCTTGCCAGCTGTTTACGCCACAGCTGGTCCTGCCAAGCAGGTCTATACCATAGGTGTGCAGGATTTTTCAGATTACCTGCCCTACTCTCAGGTTAAAAAAGGCAGCTATACGGGGTTTAACCGGGAGTTGCTGGATCGCTTTGCTGCCAGCCAGGGATATCTCTTTATCTATAAGCCCCGCCCCATCAAACGCCTCTACATGGAGTTCATGGCGGGTGAGTTTGATTTTAAGTATCCGGATAATCCCTATTGGTCCGCCTCATTTAAAAAAAGCAGGAAGGTGACGATCCGTTATAGCGATCCCGTAGTTAAGTACATAGATGGCGTCATGGTCCGAAGCGACAAGCAGGGAAGTGATATCAACCAATTGCACACCCTGGGGGTTGTAGCCGGCTTTACCCCGTTTTTGTATCTGCCAAGGATCCAATCCGGAGCGATCACACAGCAGGATGTTCCAAGTTATGAGCGACTGCTGCAGCTGGTGATCCTGGGCCGCTTAGACGGCGCCTATTCAAATATCTCTGTGAGTCGCTACTATCTTGATAAAATTCTGGATAAAAAGGGAGCCCTGGTCTTTAACCCCTCTATGCCCTATACCCAAAGCTACCGATATCTCTCTTCGATTCAACACCCTGAAATCATAGAAAAATTTAACCAGTTTCTGTTCCAGAATAGGCAGCGACTACAAAAACTCAAGGATAAATATGGTGTTGAAGCGGGTGTAACCATCTCTGACACCATCGACAAATAA